Genomic segment of Halorussus sp. MSC15.2:
AGGACGTACATCGCGTGGACCGAAGCGCCGTACTGTTCGGCGATGGCGACGGCGTACTCGACGGCGTCGGCCGACTCGTCGCTCCCGTCGACTGGGACGAGGACGCTATCGACTTCGAGCGGCGGTTCGGTCATGTGCGTACGTGTGAGGCCGCCCGGCAAAAATCCTCGCTTCGCAACGCGGCCGAGGAGCGACTCGGTTTCCCCGGAACCGACGCGCGTTCCGGCCGGCCGCGTCGGCGCTTCGATTCCGCGATTCCAAACGTTCAAACCCGAAGACGACCAACCTCGCCCCAGTGACGTCCAGCGATTCGTGGCTCGACGTGTTCGGTCACCCGGAACCCTACGACGAGCAGGTGGACGGCATCGAGACGGCCATCGACACCGCCGGGGAGGGCGGGTTCACGGTCGTGGAGGGTGCCTGCGGAACTGGCAAGACCATGCTGGCGCTGACCGCGGGCATCCACCTCGTCCGCGACCCCGACAGCGACTACGAGCGCGTGGTCGTCCTCACCAGCGTCAAGCAGCAACTCCGGCAGTTCGAGACGGACCTCCGGACCATCAACTCGAACCTGCCGACCGACTGGGACCCCGTGACCGGACTCACCCTCGTCGGGAAGGCCGACGTTTGCCCCTACAACCGCGAGAACGCGGGCGGCATCGACGACGGCAACGTCTACGAGCGGTGCGAGTCGCTCCGGGAGGACACCCGCGCGATAACCGGGGAGGGTGGCTCGACCACCGCGGAGAACCTCGTCTCGCGCGCCCAGAGCCAGCAGACCGGACTGGCCGACTCCGGCGCGCAGGGCCGGGCCGCGGCGTCGTACCTCGAAACGGCGGGTGAACCGACGCCCTACCCGCCGGAGATGCCCGAGTACGACGACGTGGAGTACTGCCCGTTCTACGCCCAGTTCCTCGAAGACGTGCCCGAGGACGGCGACCCCGTGGAGGCCGTCCCCTTCGACTTCGACGGGATGGGACACATCGACACCGAGGAGTTGGTCTCGCTCTCGGTCCAGCACGGCACCTGCCCTCACTCGATGATGGGCGCGATACTGGGCCACGCGGAGGTGGTCGTTGGGAATTACTACCACGCATTCGACCCCGTAACGACCGGCGGATTCACGGGCGCGCTGCTGGACGACTCCACCTTCGTCGTCTGCGACGAGGCCCACATGCTCGAACCCCGCGTCCGGGACCTCGTGAGCGACGCGGTGGGCGACAAGACGCTGCGGGACGCCGAGTCGGAACTCACGCGGGTCGTTCAGCCGCTCAAGTTCGACGGCGACAAGGAGACCCACACGACCGCCGACGCCGACCTCGTCCGGGGCGAACTCGAAGACAGCGACGTGTCGCTGTCGGACATCGAGGCGACCCGCGACTTCTTCCGGGACCTCCGCGAGGAACTGGACCGCCGGGTCACGGCCCACCTCGAACGCGAGCACCGGGGCTGGAAGTCGAACCTCCACGACCTGCCCGACGACGAGATTCCCCTGCGCGACCCTACGGAGCCCCAACCCGACGAAATTTCGGAGTGGGCCGAGTCGGCGGGCCACCACGACGGCGTCTGGGTCAAGGCCGAAGCCGTGGGCGCAGTGGTCGCGCGCATCCTGAACGAGGCCGAGGACGAGGAGAAGGAGCGCGCCGCCCCCGCCGCGGGCAGGGTTCTCGGCGAGTGGTACCGCAACGACCACGAGCGCTACTTCCGGGAGATAGAACTCGAACGGACGTGGAACGAGAAGGAACCCGACACCTCGTGGCGGCGGGCGTACAACGCCAGCCTCGCCATGCAGAACTGCGTGCCCAGCGACGCCATCGGCGAGCAGCTCGCGGAGTTCGGCGGCGGCGTCCTGATGAGCGCGACCCTCGAACCCATCGACGTGTTCGAGGAGGTGACGGGCCTGAATCATATGGCGGGCGAGGAAGGTCGTCCGGTCGTCGAGCGGACCTACGGGCTGAACTTCCCCGAGGAGAACCGCGAGAGCTTCGCGGTGGACGCCCCGAAGTTCACCTACGACAATCGAGGGGCACCGGGAGAAGAGACCCAAGCCCGGCGGATGTACGCCGACGCGCTCCGCGAGGTGGCGACCGAGACGCCGGGCAACGTCCTCGTCGGGATGCCCAACTACGCCGAGGCCGAGTGGGCCGCCGAGACCCTCCGGGAGAACTCGCGCGTCGAGAAAGCGGTCCTGCTCGACGCGAGCACCGACGACGACGTGACCGAGGACCTCAAGGCCGAGTTCTTCGGGGGCGACGGCAAGGTCCTCGTGACGAGTCTCCGGGGGACGCTCACCGAGGGCGTCGATTACGAGGGCGACAAACTCAGCGCCGC
This window contains:
- a CDS encoding ATP-dependent DNA helicase; its protein translation is MTSSDSWLDVFGHPEPYDEQVDGIETAIDTAGEGGFTVVEGACGTGKTMLALTAGIHLVRDPDSDYERVVVLTSVKQQLRQFETDLRTINSNLPTDWDPVTGLTLVGKADVCPYNRENAGGIDDGNVYERCESLREDTRAITGEGGSTTAENLVSRAQSQQTGLADSGAQGRAAASYLETAGEPTPYPPEMPEYDDVEYCPFYAQFLEDVPEDGDPVEAVPFDFDGMGHIDTEELVSLSVQHGTCPHSMMGAILGHAEVVVGNYYHAFDPVTTGGFTGALLDDSTFVVCDEAHMLEPRVRDLVSDAVGDKTLRDAESELTRVVQPLKFDGDKETHTTADADLVRGELEDSDVSLSDIEATRDFFRDLREELDRRVTAHLEREHRGWKSNLHDLPDDEIPLRDPTEPQPDEISEWAESAGHHDGVWVKAEAVGAVVARILNEAEDEEKERAAPAAGRVLGEWYRNDHERYFREIELERTWNEKEPDTSWRRAYNASLAMQNCVPSDAIGEQLAEFGGGVLMSATLEPIDVFEEVTGLNHMAGEEGRPVVERTYGLNFPEENRESFAVDAPKFTYDNRGAPGEETQARRMYADALREVATETPGNVLVGMPNYAEAEWAAETLRENSRVEKAVLLDASTDDDVTEDLKAEFFGGDGKVLVTSLRGTLTEGVDYEGDKLSAAVVCGVPIINTASPRTKAVRTAYDRAFGDGFEYALTVPAVRKARQALGRVIRGPEEVGVRVLVDSRYARDSWDSVRKYFPETEREEFQPVSPDMLSLGLERFWRGQE